The Sulfuricystis thermophila genome segment ACTATATGGGGGAACCCATGCAGAACTATCGCAAGGAGTTGGGCGTCGTCGTGCTGATCGCGCTGGCTATCCTGTTCGTCTTGGCCTATGCCCTGAAACGTGAGTACTGGAAAGACGTCCATTAACAGAACGATAATCCTGCCATGGGACACCGAGACATGAATCCACCCGTGCGTCGAGTGGTACGTGATTCCGATTATTCGTGGGGTACGAGCGCCATGATGAATCTGTATTCGGGCACCACCTGCCCGTATAGCCATCGCTGTCGTATCGTTCTCTACGAGAAACAGATGGACTTTCAGGTCATCGACGTCGATCTGTTCAACAAACCGGAAGACATTGCCGTCATCAATCCTTACAACCGTGTGCCGGTGCTGGTGGATCGTGACCTGGTCCTCTATGAGGCGAACATCATCAACGAATACATCGATGAACGCTTTCCGCATCCGCAGCTGATGCCGCCGGATCCGCAGACGCGCGCCAAGGCGCGCCAGCTGCTCCACACGATGGAGCAGGAACTGTTCGGCCAACACATCGATGCACTCGAACGCAACTTGAAATCGGCCGACAAGGCGCGGGCGCACATCCGTGACCGGCTCGTCGAACTGGTTCCCTTGTTCGCCAAGCAGAAGTACCTCCTGGGCGATGACTTCTCGATGCTCGACGTGGCGATCGCCCCATTGCTTTGGCGTTTGGAGCATTACGGTATCGAACTGCCGAAGTCGGCCGCGCCGGTGCTCAAATACGCTGAGAGGATATTTGCTCGCCAAGGCTTCATCGATGCCCTGACGCCATCGGAAAAGGTGATGCGGCGCTAAAAAGCAGCTGTTTCGGTAGCGCCTCTTTCTTTTGCAAATGTCTTCGACCAAGCCATACCTGATCCGTGCCATTTATGAGTGGTGCGTCGATAACGGCCACACCCCCTACCTCGTGGTCCAGGTGGATGCGCATACCCGCGTCCCGCGTGAATATGTCCGCGACGGGCAGATCGTGCTCAACATCAGTCCGGAGGCAACCCATCAACTGATGATGGGCAACGACGAGATCAGCTTTCAGACACGCTTTGGCGGTGCGCCCTTTCAGGTCAGTGTGCCGGTGGCCGCGGTTGCGGCGATCTATGCACGCGAAAATGGCCAAGGCATGGCCTTCGAGGTGACGGCGGAGGAGGCATCCGCAACTGAGGGAAAAGTCGGCGCTGGCGAGACGGCACCCGAAGCCACTGAACCTGCAGTCGAACGAGCGGTAGAGCACGCCACGAAGCGTAGCGTCCATCTGACCCGGGTCAAATGACTGCAGGCGCGCAGAAGATATTGGCGCCCAAGTCAGGAATCGAACCTGAGACCTACCGCTTAGGAGGCGGTCGCTCTATCCACTGAGCTACGAGGGCGAGGCGGCGCATTTTAGTCGTTCGTCGCCGGCTTGTCCTCATCGTCGGCAGGCTTGGGTAAGTCGAGACCAAGCTTGTGCATCAGGGTCTCGTGACTGATATGCAGCAGCTCTTCGATGGCCTTGTAGTCGTCGGGGAGTGCCGCATCGTCCCAGCCGTTTGCCGAATGGCGCGCCAGATCGACCGCCAGCTTGACGTTGCGGACCCGCGGGTGCTCGGCATTTTGTGGGTCCATCAAGGTGATCAGCAGTTGCGGTAGATGCCAGCGCTGCGCCAGAGCCTGCTTGATCTGCCAGAGCGGCACGCCATACACCTCCGTTTGCACCGCCACGGAACGCAAGGTGCGGTCGGCTTTCTGGCGATCGGCGACCTGCAAAGCCAACCCCGGAGCGAAGCACCACATGAGGATTTCTGCAAAGTCATACAGCAGTGTCGCGACGGTGATCTCGTCGACATCGAGGTCATGACGATGGATCGCCCAGTCGCGCGCCCAATGGGCAGCCTTGCGCGCGCGGGCGATGACTTTCAGCAGGCCGAGCAGGGCGCGCGGATGTCCCTTGAGATGCTCTTCGACCGTCGGCAGATTCTCGAAGTCATTGAAGAAGGGTTCCATGCCGAGCATCATCAGCGAGCGCTCGATGGTGGTGATGTCGGTCAGGCGATTCTTGCTGCGCTTGGCTTCGATGTAGGCGAGCACGCGCAGCGTCATCATCGGATCCTGCAGGATCACCGCGGAGATCGTGCGGGCATTCGCTTTATGGGCGTGCTCGCGTAAGGCCGCGAGCTGTTGCTCGGTATGGCGCAGGACGGGAATCGGCGCGGCGCTGAAATAGGCGACCCAGCCCTCGAGATCGAGTCCTGCGGAATTGGATTGGCCATTCATGACGCGCATTATCGGCGCGATCGAAGGTTGCGGCAAAATCAGATTACGCGTGCTGCGCCAGAGGAAATCGCCTTGTATTTTCAGCGGCCTCCGGATAGAATACGCGCCCTTTCAATCCTTGCTCCACTCGTAGCGCATGCGAGGGGGCTCAACCCGATCCAAAAGGAGAGTTCATGCGACATTACGAAATCGTTTTCATCGTGCACCCGGACCAGTCCGATCAGGTGCCGGCCATGATCGAACGTTACAAAGCGCTCGTCACCGGTGCGGGCGGTGCGATCCACCGGCTCGAAGATTGGGGACGCCGCCAGCTGGCATATCCGATCCAGAAGATGCACAAGGCTCATTACGTTCTGATGAACATCGAGTGCGGCATCGACACCCTGGCGGAACTGGAAAACGCCTTCAAGTTCAATGATGCCGTGTTGCGGCATCTGACGGTCAAGATGGACCATGCCGAGACCGCGCCTTCGCCGATGATGAAGGAGGAAAAGGCGCGATCGCTGACCGCATCCGGGCAGGAGGACGAGAAGCCCGCCGAGGAGGCCGCGGCAGCCGAGTGAATTCGCAAGCGGCGCGGCCGTGCGGGCGAATCACACAGAGTTGGCAGGCGCTCTGCAGGAATGTGGCCCACTGCGCCACACCCCGGCTGGCATTCCGGTCATCGAATTCTTGATCGCCCACGACTCGGAGCAGCTCGAAGCCGGAAACCTTCGCCGTGTCGCCTGCGAAATCGCCTGTGTGGCCCTGGGCACGACGGCCTTGTTGATCAAGGAAGCGGCCCCCGGTAGCGCGCTCAAGGCAAGCGGATTCCTGGCTTCCCGCAGCCTGAAGCGGAAGACCCCGGTTCTCCATGTGACCCAAGTCGAATTCATTGAAAAATTTTGAGAAGGGATAGCGAAAATGGCTTTCAAACCCAGCAGCAAAAAGAAGGATGATCGCAGCAAGAGCCGCAATCTGTTCAAGCGGCGCAAGTTCTGCCGTTTCTCCGCCGAGAAGATTCCTTATGTCGATTACAAGGACGTCGATCTGCTGAAGGATTTCATCACCGAGACCGGCAAGGTGATGCCGGCGCGTATTACCGGTACCAAGAGCCGGTATCAGCGTCAGCTGTCAACTGCCATCAAGCGGGCTCGCTTCCTGGCGTTGCTGCCCTACACCGACCTGCACAAATAAGCGAGGAGGCAAACCATGCAAGTGATTCTGATGGACAAGGTGGCGAACCTCGGCAATCTGGGCGATGTCGTCAAGGTCAAGGAAGGCTATGCGCGCAATTATCTGATCCCCAAGGGCTTCGCGAAACGCGCGACCCCTGAAAACATCAAGGTCTTCGAGGCGCGCCGTGCCGAGCTCGAAAAGCTCGCCGCCGAGAAACTTGCCGCAGCCCAGGCCATTGCCGCGAAGCTCGAAGGGCTGCGTGTCGAGGTTGCTCGCAAGGCCGGGGTCGATGGCCGTCTGTTCGGGTCGGTGACGACGATCGACGTCGTCGATGCGCTCGCCGCACAAGGCATCGTCATCGAGAAAAGTGCCGTGCGTATGCCGATGGGCCCGATCAAGGCGCTGGGCGAAACGGTTCTGGAAATCGCCCCGCATGCCGATGTCGTCGCCAGTGTGACCGTCGCGGTCGTCGCCGAACAATAAGCACCCTTTGTCGTGCCGAAAGAGCCGCCAACGAGGCGGCTCTTTCACGTTTACCCGCAATCGCGGCACATGCACAGGCAATCCACAACTTGTGCACCGAAGAGGCTGCTCATTTCCACAACTTGTTCTCTCCCCAATGGAGATCGTCGCGAGTAGACTTTGCCGGTCGGAGGATAACGAAACATGGCCCAAACCCAAACGGGACAATCTTATCTGCAAGGGGTTGCGTCCGATCCGCAAATCGCCGCTCTGAAACTGCCGCCGCATTCGATCGAGGCCGAACAGTCTTTGCTCGGCGGGCTGCTGCTCGACAACAGCGCCTGGGACCGAATCGCCGATATCGTCTCCGAGGCCGATTTCTACCGGGACGATCACCGCCGCATCTTCGCCCACATCCGCAAGCTGATCGAAACCGGTCGGCCGGCGGACGTGGTGACCGTCTATGAATCGATCGAGCATGCCAACCAGGTCGAACAGACCGGTGGACTCGCCTATCTGGGCGAGATCGCGAATGCCACTCCTTCGGCCGCCAACATCCGTCGCTATGCCGAAATCGTGCGTGAGCGGGCGATCCTGCGCAAGCTGGTATCCGTCGGCGACGAAATCGCCGCCTCGGCGCTGAATCCCGCCGGACGGGATGTCAAGACCCTGCTGGACCAGGCGGAGCAGAAAGTTTTCGAGATCGCCGAGGCGGGCAACCGTGTCGGTCAGGGATTCCAAGCCATCACACCCTTGCTGGGCGAGGTGGTCGATCGCATCGAAAAACTCTACAACCGCGAGAATCCTTCCGACATCACCGGGTTGCCAACCGGCTTTCACGATCTCGACCGCATCACCTCCGGACTCCAGCCTGGTGACATGATCGTCGTCGCCGGCCGTCCCTCGATGGGCAAGACCGCGTTCGCGCTGAACATCGCCGAACATGTCGGGATGGAGCTGCGTCAGCCCGTGGCGATCTTCAGCCTGGAAATGTCCGGGCCGCAATTGGCGATGCGTTTTCTCTCTTCGGCCGGGCGCCTCGATCAGACGAAGATCCGCACCGGCAAGCTTTCCGACGAGGATTGGGAAAAGATGACGGTGGCGCTCGGCAAGCTGCACGATGCGCCGATCCACATCGACGAGACCGGCGCGATCAACGCTTCCGACCTGCGGGCCCGCGCGCGTCGTCTGCATCGCCAGTTCGGCCGTCTCGGTCTGATCGTGATCGACTACCTGCAATTGATGACCTCGATCCGCGACAACGAGAACCGCGCCACGGAAATCTCTGAGATCTCGCGCTCGATCAAGGCGCTGGCGAAAGAGTTGCAGGTGCCGGTGATCGCCCTCTCGCAGCTGTCGCGCAAGGTCGAGGAGCGCAACGACAAGCGTCCCTTGATGTCAGATCTGCGCGAATCGGGCGCCATCGAGCAGGATGCCGACATCATCCTGATGATGTACCGCGAGGAATACTACAAGCCGGACACGACCGAGAAGGGCGTCGCCGAAGTGATCATCGGCAAGCACCGCAACGGCCCGACCGGCGTCGTCAAGCTCACCTTCCTGGGTGAATACACCCGCTTCGAAAACTTCGCTGCACCTGGTTCCTACTGAATGAAATCGGCGCTGGTGGAACGGCACTTTTACGACGGTTACAGCACCTCGGCGGCGTGATCGGCTAGCCGTGAGCGCTCGCCGCGCTGCAGGGTGATATGGCCGGCGTGCGGCCAACCCTTGAAGCGATCGACGACGTAGGTGAGACCCGAAGACCCCTCGGTGAGATACGGTGTGTCGATCTGCGCGATGTTGCCAAGACAGACCACCTTGGTGCCAGGACCGGCACGCGTGATCAGCGTCTTCATCTGCTTCGGCGTCAGGTTCTGGGCTTCGTCGATGATCAGGAACTTGTTGAGGAAGGTGCGGCCGCGCATGAAGTTCAGCGACTTGATCTTGATGCGGCTACGGATCAGGTCCATCGTCGCGGCGCGCCCCCAATCGCCCGAGTAATTGCCTTTGTCGCCATCGTCGAGCGGTTTGTTGAGCACGTCGAGGTTGTCTTCGAGCGCGCCCATCCACGGCGTCATCTTTTCCTCCTCGGTGCCGGGCAAAAAGCCGATGTCCTCGCCGACCGGCACGGTGACGCGCGTGATGATGATCTCGGAGAAGCGCTTCTGCTCCAGCGTCTGTGTCAGCGCCGCGGCGAGCGTGAGCAGCGTCTTGCCGGTGCCGGCCTGACCGAGCAGCGTGACGAAGTCGATGTCCGGATGCATCAACAGGTTCAGCGCGAAATTCTGCTCGCGGTTCCGGGCCGTGATGCCCCAGACGGCATTCTTGCCATGCGAATAGTCGATCAGGGTTTCCAGCTCCACCGTCTTGCCGGCGTGCGCACGGACCCAGGCCTGCAAGGGTTGCGGGCCTTCCTGCCAGACGAATTCGTTGATCAGCAGATCGGCGCACAGCGGCCCGCTGATACGGTAGTAGGTGCGGCCATCCTTTTTCCACGATTCCAGTCCCTGCGCGTGGCTTTCCCAGAAGTCGGCAGGCAATTCGAGGCTGCCGGTGTAGAGCAGGTCAGTGTCTTCGAGTACCTTGTCGTTGAAATAGTCTTGCGCTTCTAGACCCAGGGCGCGGGCCTTGATGCGCATGTTGATGTCCTTGGTGACGAGGATCACCGGCCGTTTCGGATGCTTCTGGCGCAGGTGTAGCGCGACGGCGATGATCTGGTTGTCGGCACGCGAGGTCGGCAGCGAAGCTGGCAGGAGACCGTTGATCGCCTCGGTCTGCAAAAACAGCCGGCCGCTCGCCAGGCCACGCGACGGCGCGGCGAGGTCGATGCCTTCCTGGATGTCTTCCTCGCTGCCGGTGACGATCTCATCCAGCATGCGGCTTGCCTGCCGCGCGTTGCGCGCCACTTCCGACATGCCCTTCTTGTTGGCGTCGAGCTCTTCCAGCGTCATCATCGGCACGAACAGGTCGTGCTCCTCGAAGCGGAACAGACAGGTCGGATCGTGCATCAAGACGTTGGTGTCGAGCACGAACAATTTGGTGGGTTTGCTGGATTTGGCATGCTTGGCGGTGCGTTTGGCGTTCATCGGTTCTCGGGGCGGGGGGTGGCGAGGTCAGAGGGATTTCACGGCGTCGAGCACGTCGGCCGCGTGGCCATCCGCCTTCACGCCGCGCCATTCGCGTGCCAGGCGGCCGGCGGGATCGATCAGGAAGGTGCTGCGTTCGATGCCACGCACCTGTTTGCCGTAGAGATTTTTCATTTTGATGACGCCGAACAGACGGCAGGCCGTCTCGTCGGCATCGCAAAGCAGCTCGAAAGGCAGGCCGAGCTTGGCCTTGAAGTTTTCATGCGACTTCAGGCTGTCGCGGGAGACGCCCCAGACCGTGGCGCCCAGCGCGACGAAGGCATCGTGGAGGTCGCGGAACTGGCCGGCCTCGGTGGTGCAGCCCGGCGTGCTGTCCTTTGGATAGAAATAGAGCACGACGGCTCGACCGCGCAGTGCGGAGAGCTGGAAAGTCTGCCCTCCGGTGGCCGGCAGGGAAAAGTCGGGCACGGTCTGGCCGACGTGCGGCACTGAGACGGAAGCCTCATTCATTGCGGAGTTCTCCATTCAGAGAGGAATTCATCCCCTTGCAGCAGCACGGGGCGGGAATGGCCGGGGACCGTGCCGAAGATGATTTCATGGCGCGGCAACTGATCGATGACGAATCCAGCAGCGAATACGTCGAGTGAAACGATCCGATAGCCTTGGCTGCGCCAGCCGGCGAGCAGACGCTGGAAATGCTGCGGCGCCTTCCCGAGTGCCCGGCTGGCCGTGAGGTTGAAGACATGGCCGAAGCGTGGTGGTTGTGCGGTCAGCGCCAGCAGGGCATCGACTGCGTCCGCCATTCCCTTGCCTGAGGCGACGGCCAGTTCGTCGAAAGTCGGCAGGGTGACCGGGATTTGTGGACAGCGCACGATCTCGCCATTCCAGACGGGAATGAAGGGGTGACGCCCGCGGGTGTCGCTGGCCCGGGCGAAACCGAGGCGCTGTGTCAGGCGCAGGGCGTGCGGATTTCCCTGCCAGCCGGGCGCCGCCGTCAATTGCGGCGCACAGCCGAAGGTTTTCTCGAACGCCGCTCGGGCTTGGGCGAACTGCTCGCTTACCCAGACGGCCGGCGCCGCAGCGGCCCGTTTGAGCCACTGGCTCGGCTGCCAGCCGAAAATGCCGGTATCGAAGCCGGCGGCGGGCACCTGTTCGAGTAGGCTGCGGGCATGGCGCGCGGGTGAGCGACCGAGCCAGTCATTACTCAATCCGAACAGAAAGCTCGCGCCGGCTTCCTGGCTTTGTAACAGAGCGATGAGTGCCGGCAGCGTGGCGCAGGCGCGATAGCCGGGAACCTCGATGCGCAGCGCGATCGTGGGTTTCATGCCGGGTCTTTTTCAAGGATCAGCGCGGCCAGGGGCAGACGTCCTTCGCCGACCAGGATGTTGTAGGTGCGGCAGGCGGCCGCCGTGTCCATGATCTCGAAACCGCGGCCGGCTTCGACCAGCGGACGCAACAGTTCGGGTGCCGGGAAGCGCTGACGGCGGCCGGTACCGAGCAGCACCACATCGCAGGAAAAGGCAGCGAGGTGCACGACATGCTCGATGCTCAGACCGGCATAGGCATCGGGGCCCCATTGCTCGTCGAGGCGATCGGGCAGGAGCAGCAGGCTGCGCGTCAGCACACGGCCGCCTACCGCAATGAAATCACTGGCGTAAGCAGTGACGATGTTGTCGTTGCCGTGGGGATCGGGTTGAAGCTTCAAGGCGGGTCTGTGGGCAAAGCTGCGTGCGGCCGCGGCATGCTTGCGATTGCCGCAGGGCGGGTCATTCGGTAGGATTATAACCTTTCGTTTTTTTCGTCC includes the following:
- a CDS encoding glutathione S-transferase N-terminal domain-containing protein; translation: MMNLYSGTTCPYSHRCRIVLYEKQMDFQVIDVDLFNKPEDIAVINPYNRVPVLVDRDLVLYEANIINEYIDERFPHPQLMPPDPQTRAKARQLLHTMEQELFGQHIDALERNLKSADKARAHIRDRLVELVPLFAKQKYLLGDDFSMLDVAIAPLLWRLEHYGIELPKSAAPVLKYAERIFARQGFIDALTPSEKVMRR
- a CDS encoding ClpXP protease specificity-enhancing factor, which encodes MSSTKPYLIRAIYEWCVDNGHTPYLVVQVDAHTRVPREYVRDGQIVLNISPEATHQLMMGNDEISFQTRFGGAPFQVSVPVAAVAAIYARENGQGMAFEVTAEEASATEGKVGAGETAPEATEPAVERAVEHATKRSVHLTRVK
- a CDS encoding HDOD domain-containing protein, with protein sequence MNGQSNSAGLDLEGWVAYFSAAPIPVLRHTEQQLAALREHAHKANARTISAVILQDPMMTLRVLAYIEAKRSKNRLTDITTIERSLMMLGMEPFFNDFENLPTVEEHLKGHPRALLGLLKVIARARKAAHWARDWAIHRHDLDVDEITVATLLYDFAEILMWCFAPGLALQVADRQKADRTLRSVAVQTEVYGVPLWQIKQALAQRWHLPQLLITLMDPQNAEHPRVRNVKLAVDLARHSANGWDDAALPDDYKAIEELLHISHETLMHKLGLDLPKPADDEDKPATND
- the rpsF gene encoding 30S ribosomal protein S6, translating into MRHYEIVFIVHPDQSDQVPAMIERYKALVTGAGGAIHRLEDWGRRQLAYPIQKMHKAHYVLMNIECGIDTLAELENAFKFNDAVLRHLTVKMDHAETAPSPMMKEEKARSLTASGQEDEKPAEEAAAAE
- the priB gene encoding primosomal replication protein N, giving the protein MRANHTELAGALQECGPLRHTPAGIPVIEFLIAHDSEQLEAGNLRRVACEIACVALGTTALLIKEAAPGSALKASGFLASRSLKRKTPVLHVTQVEFIEKF
- the rpsR gene encoding 30S ribosomal protein S18, with the protein product MAFKPSSKKKDDRSKSRNLFKRRKFCRFSAEKIPYVDYKDVDLLKDFITETGKVMPARITGTKSRYQRQLSTAIKRARFLALLPYTDLHK
- the rplI gene encoding 50S ribosomal protein L9 encodes the protein MQVILMDKVANLGNLGDVVKVKEGYARNYLIPKGFAKRATPENIKVFEARRAELEKLAAEKLAAAQAIAAKLEGLRVEVARKAGVDGRLFGSVTTIDVVDALAAQGIVIEKSAVRMPMGPIKALGETVLEIAPHADVVASVTVAVVAEQ
- the dnaB gene encoding replicative DNA helicase, encoding MAQTQTGQSYLQGVASDPQIAALKLPPHSIEAEQSLLGGLLLDNSAWDRIADIVSEADFYRDDHRRIFAHIRKLIETGRPADVVTVYESIEHANQVEQTGGLAYLGEIANATPSAANIRRYAEIVRERAILRKLVSVGDEIAASALNPAGRDVKTLLDQAEQKVFEIAEAGNRVGQGFQAITPLLGEVVDRIEKLYNRENPSDITGLPTGFHDLDRITSGLQPGDMIVVAGRPSMGKTAFALNIAEHVGMELRQPVAIFSLEMSGPQLAMRFLSSAGRLDQTKIRTGKLSDEDWEKMTVALGKLHDAPIHIDETGAINASDLRARARRLHRQFGRLGLIVIDYLQLMTSIRDNENRATEISEISRSIKALAKELQVPVIALSQLSRKVEERNDKRPLMSDLRESGAIEQDADIILMMYREEYYKPDTTEKGVAEVIIGKHRNGPTGVVKLTFLGEYTRFENFAAPGSY
- a CDS encoding PhoH family protein; translation: MNAKRTAKHAKSSKPTKLFVLDTNVLMHDPTCLFRFEEHDLFVPMMTLEELDANKKGMSEVARNARQASRMLDEIVTGSEEDIQEGIDLAAPSRGLASGRLFLQTEAINGLLPASLPTSRADNQIIAVALHLRQKHPKRPVILVTKDINMRIKARALGLEAQDYFNDKVLEDTDLLYTGSLELPADFWESHAQGLESWKKDGRTYYRISGPLCADLLINEFVWQEGPQPLQAWVRAHAGKTVELETLIDYSHGKNAVWGITARNREQNFALNLLMHPDIDFVTLLGQAGTGKTLLTLAAALTQTLEQKRFSEIIITRVTVPVGEDIGFLPGTEEEKMTPWMGALEDNLDVLNKPLDDGDKGNYSGDWGRAATMDLIRSRIKIKSLNFMRGRTFLNKFLIIDEAQNLTPKQMKTLITRAGPGTKVVCLGNIAQIDTPYLTEGSSGLTYVVDRFKGWPHAGHITLQRGERSRLADHAAEVL
- a CDS encoding peroxiredoxin, with product MNEASVSVPHVGQTVPDFSLPATGGQTFQLSALRGRAVVLYFYPKDSTPGCTTEAGQFRDLHDAFVALGATVWGVSRDSLKSHENFKAKLGLPFELLCDADETACRLFGVIKMKNLYGKQVRGIERSTFLIDPAGRLAREWRGVKADGHAADVLDAVKSL
- a CDS encoding 4-deoxy-4-formamido-L-arabinose-phosphoundecaprenol deformylase, which gives rise to MKPTIALRIEVPGYRACATLPALIALLQSQEAGASFLFGLSNDWLGRSPARHARSLLEQVPAAGFDTGIFGWQPSQWLKRAAAAPAVWVSEQFAQARAAFEKTFGCAPQLTAAPGWQGNPHALRLTQRLGFARASDTRGRHPFIPVWNGEIVRCPQIPVTLPTFDELAVASGKGMADAVDALLALTAQPPRFGHVFNLTASRALGKAPQHFQRLLAGWRSQGYRIVSLDVFAAGFVIDQLPRHEIIFGTVPGHSRPVLLQGDEFLSEWRTPQ
- a CDS encoding Mth938-like domain-containing protein, which produces MKLQPDPHGNDNIVTAYASDFIAVGGRVLTRSLLLLPDRLDEQWGPDAYAGLSIEHVVHLAAFSCDVVLLGTGRRQRFPAPELLRPLVEAGRGFEIMDTAAACRTYNILVGEGRLPLAALILEKDPA